The following coding sequences are from one Mytilus trossulus isolate FHL-02 chromosome 8, PNRI_Mtr1.1.1.hap1, whole genome shotgun sequence window:
- the LOC134680960 gene encoding uncharacterized protein LOC134680960 isoform X2, which produces MAKNDSDVNLVKTCSDRWPKTSSGFRSTSGTTASIAIIKNSKLYIGHVGDSGIALGYDDSGSEKFIRPKGTMLTIDHKPDSPEEKKRIEECGGQVVAKSGVQRVVWNRPRNQHQGPIRRSTPIDRIPFLAVARSLGDLWSYNYLNEQFVVSPEPDVSVRKLDPARDKCLVLGSDGMWNMLSAEESVSVVVDLEYHFEYKVINDPTAPVSYWINPAEKLVQRALNKWKSRLMRADNTSCVVVLIDPLGPRKLSLLKKEREENLRRIRESKEKQTIPVKMSTRSSPRKPLESDSDSGKNEVKKASPKSAPSSPRNDNVHKGVVSPVSTEKTRRMSMPNSMEFDLDDSIQAASINKKLNFTPSTVREKMSRAVDISDQILAQGSASAMKKATEMLTHGHRGIMARKIDDQLCPESASAMKKANKANSKHTDLQFNNNAVVDNSHFTRTRQRHSSDAVLTLKTPHHANPLTLLKGVVGKSLTENKTESQCRNVLTENSKQSNKVNSHDQHKAKGKIDIHSKEDQSICDGAAFKLRTKEEINERLGHGHQLRNSSKKGVVSKPSSTALRRLSSDSIKNTTRTSMRLRKINPRSLRCKSQTENKNFVSKFKLGGLKRKRTFSEGASVSKKVCRS; this is translated from the exons atggctaaaaatgactCTGATGTAAATCTTGTCAAGACATGTTCGG atcgaTGGCCGAAAACTTCAAGTGGATTTCGAAGCACATCAGGAACTACAGCTAGTATAGCTATCATAAAAAATTCCAAGCTATATATAGGGCATGTTGGAGATTCTGGAATTGCTCTTGGTTACGATGACAGTGGAAGTGAGAAATTTATACGACCAAAGGGTACAATGTTGACTATT GATCACAAACCAGACAGTCCGGAGGAGAAAAAGAGGATTGAAGAATGCGGTGGCCAGGTTGTGGCTAAGTCTGGAGTCCAAAGAGTTGTTTGGAACAGACCTCGTAATCAACATCAAGGTCCAATCAGACGTAGCACACCAATAGATAGAATTCCTTTCTTAGCTGTAGCTAGAAGTttag gtGACCTTTGGAGTTACAACTATTTGAATGAACAGTTTGTGGTATCCCCTGAACCAGATGTATCAGTGAGAAAGTTAGATCCAGCCAGAGATAAATGTCTTGTTCTTGGTTCCGATGGGATGTGGAATATGCTTTCTGCTGAAGAATCTGTGTCAGTTGTGGTAGATCTGGAGTATCACTTCGAGTACAAAGTCATAAATGATCCT ACTGCTCCTGTTTCATATTGGATTAATCCAGCAGAGAAGTTGGTACAAAGAGCTTTGAACAAGTGGAAGTCCCGTCTGATGAGGGCTGACAATACAAgttgtgttgttgttttaaTAGATCCACTCGGACCTAGAAAACTGTCTTTACTGAAAAAAGAAAGAGAGGAAAACTTGCGCAGAATAAGAGAAAGCAAAGAAAAACAGACTATTCCGGTCAAAATGTCTACTCGTTCTTCACCACGTAAACCTTTAGAATCTGACTCAGACTCTGGTAAAAATGAGGTTAAGAAAGCTTCCCCTAAAAGTGCCCCTTCTAGTCCAAGAAATGACAACGTACACAAAGGTGTCGTTTCACCAGTATCTACTGAGAAGACAAGAAGAATGTCTATGCCTAATTCTATGGAATTTGATTTGGATGATAGTATTCAAGCAGctagtataaataaaaagttgaattttACACCAAGTACTGTTAGAGAAAAGATGTCACGAGCAGTGGATATATCTGATCAAATTTTAGCCCAGGGTAGTGCATCTGCAATGAAGAAAGCTACGGAAATGTTAACACATGGTCACAGAGGTATCATGGCCAGGAAAATAGATGACCAGCTTTGCCCAGAAAGTGCCTCAGCAATGAAGAAAGCAAACAAGGCAAACTCAAAACACACTGACCTCCAGTTTAACAATAATGCCGTAGTTGACAATTCACATTTCACACGGACTAGACAGCGACATTCGTCAGATGCTGTATTGACACTGAAAACTCCACATCACGCAAATCCCTTGACATTACTTAAAGGAGTTGTGGGTAAATCATTAACTGAAAACAAAACTGAATCTCAGTGCCGAAATGTCCTCACAGAGAATTCTAAACAGTCGAACAAAGTCAATTCTCACGATCAACACAAAGCCAAAGGAAAAATTGACATTCATTCAAAGGAGGATCAAAGTATTTGTGATGGTGCCGCATTTAAATTAAGGACAAAAGAGGAAATTAATGAAAGGCTAGGTCATGGACATCAGTTAAGGAACAGCAGTAAAAAAGGTGTTGTAAGCAAACCAAGTTCAACAGCTTTACGTAGACTCTCTTCAGACTCCATTAAGAACACCACACGCACAAGTATGCGATTGCGAAAAATTAATCCACGATCTCTAAGATGTAAATCTCAGACCGAAAATAAGAACTTTGTATCAAAGTTCAAATTAGGTGGCTTGAAGAGAAAGAGAACATTTTCAGAAGGAGCATCTGTGTCAAAGAAAGTTTGCCGTAGTTAA
- the LOC134680960 gene encoding uncharacterized protein LOC134680960 isoform X1, whose product MSSYKIGVNLRVTENSNQGGRKYMEDTHAIRFVKNDEGGFEFAYFGIFDGHGGGEASKFAREHLLDEITKYECFWNDNDEDVLHAIKSGFLDVHFAMWREVDRWPKTSSGFRSTSGTTASIAIIKNSKLYIGHVGDSGIALGYDDSGSEKFIRPKGTMLTIDHKPDSPEEKKRIEECGGQVVAKSGVQRVVWNRPRNQHQGPIRRSTPIDRIPFLAVARSLGDLWSYNYLNEQFVVSPEPDVSVRKLDPARDKCLVLGSDGMWNMLSAEESVSVVVDLEYHFEYKVINDPTAPVSYWINPAEKLVQRALNKWKSRLMRADNTSCVVVLIDPLGPRKLSLLKKEREENLRRIRESKEKQTIPVKMSTRSSPRKPLESDSDSGKNEVKKASPKSAPSSPRNDNVHKGVVSPVSTEKTRRMSMPNSMEFDLDDSIQAASINKKLNFTPSTVREKMSRAVDISDQILAQGSASAMKKATEMLTHGHRGIMARKIDDQLCPESASAMKKANKANSKHTDLQFNNNAVVDNSHFTRTRQRHSSDAVLTLKTPHHANPLTLLKGVVGKSLTENKTESQCRNVLTENSKQSNKVNSHDQHKAKGKIDIHSKEDQSICDGAAFKLRTKEEINERLGHGHQLRNSSKKGVVSKPSSTALRRLSSDSIKNTTRTSMRLRKINPRSLRCKSQTENKNFVSKFKLGGLKRKRTFSEGASVSKKVCRS is encoded by the exons ATGTCAAGTTACAAAATAGGGGTGAATTTAAGGGTGACAGAAAATAGCAACCAAGGAGGTCGGAAGTATATGGAAGATACGCATGCCATAAGATTCGTAAAAAATGACGAAGGTGGCTTTGAATTCGCTTATTTTGGTATTTTCGATGGACACGGTGGTGGTGAGGCTTCAAAGTTTGCTCGCGAGCACCTTTTGGATGAAATTACTAAATATGAGTGCTTTTGGAATGACAATGATGAAGATGTATTACATGCAATTAAATCTGGGTTTCTTGACGTTCATTTTGCAATGTGGAGGGAAGTAG atcgaTGGCCGAAAACTTCAAGTGGATTTCGAAGCACATCAGGAACTACAGCTAGTATAGCTATCATAAAAAATTCCAAGCTATATATAGGGCATGTTGGAGATTCTGGAATTGCTCTTGGTTACGATGACAGTGGAAGTGAGAAATTTATACGACCAAAGGGTACAATGTTGACTATT GATCACAAACCAGACAGTCCGGAGGAGAAAAAGAGGATTGAAGAATGCGGTGGCCAGGTTGTGGCTAAGTCTGGAGTCCAAAGAGTTGTTTGGAACAGACCTCGTAATCAACATCAAGGTCCAATCAGACGTAGCACACCAATAGATAGAATTCCTTTCTTAGCTGTAGCTAGAAGTttag gtGACCTTTGGAGTTACAACTATTTGAATGAACAGTTTGTGGTATCCCCTGAACCAGATGTATCAGTGAGAAAGTTAGATCCAGCCAGAGATAAATGTCTTGTTCTTGGTTCCGATGGGATGTGGAATATGCTTTCTGCTGAAGAATCTGTGTCAGTTGTGGTAGATCTGGAGTATCACTTCGAGTACAAAGTCATAAATGATCCT ACTGCTCCTGTTTCATATTGGATTAATCCAGCAGAGAAGTTGGTACAAAGAGCTTTGAACAAGTGGAAGTCCCGTCTGATGAGGGCTGACAATACAAgttgtgttgttgttttaaTAGATCCACTCGGACCTAGAAAACTGTCTTTACTGAAAAAAGAAAGAGAGGAAAACTTGCGCAGAATAAGAGAAAGCAAAGAAAAACAGACTATTCCGGTCAAAATGTCTACTCGTTCTTCACCACGTAAACCTTTAGAATCTGACTCAGACTCTGGTAAAAATGAGGTTAAGAAAGCTTCCCCTAAAAGTGCCCCTTCTAGTCCAAGAAATGACAACGTACACAAAGGTGTCGTTTCACCAGTATCTACTGAGAAGACAAGAAGAATGTCTATGCCTAATTCTATGGAATTTGATTTGGATGATAGTATTCAAGCAGctagtataaataaaaagttgaattttACACCAAGTACTGTTAGAGAAAAGATGTCACGAGCAGTGGATATATCTGATCAAATTTTAGCCCAGGGTAGTGCATCTGCAATGAAGAAAGCTACGGAAATGTTAACACATGGTCACAGAGGTATCATGGCCAGGAAAATAGATGACCAGCTTTGCCCAGAAAGTGCCTCAGCAATGAAGAAAGCAAACAAGGCAAACTCAAAACACACTGACCTCCAGTTTAACAATAATGCCGTAGTTGACAATTCACATTTCACACGGACTAGACAGCGACATTCGTCAGATGCTGTATTGACACTGAAAACTCCACATCACGCAAATCCCTTGACATTACTTAAAGGAGTTGTGGGTAAATCATTAACTGAAAACAAAACTGAATCTCAGTGCCGAAATGTCCTCACAGAGAATTCTAAACAGTCGAACAAAGTCAATTCTCACGATCAACACAAAGCCAAAGGAAAAATTGACATTCATTCAAAGGAGGATCAAAGTATTTGTGATGGTGCCGCATTTAAATTAAGGACAAAAGAGGAAATTAATGAAAGGCTAGGTCATGGACATCAGTTAAGGAACAGCAGTAAAAAAGGTGTTGTAAGCAAACCAAGTTCAACAGCTTTACGTAGACTCTCTTCAGACTCCATTAAGAACACCACACGCACAAGTATGCGATTGCGAAAAATTAATCCACGATCTCTAAGATGTAAATCTCAGACCGAAAATAAGAACTTTGTATCAAAGTTCAAATTAGGTGGCTTGAAGAGAAAGAGAACATTTTCAGAAGGAGCATCTGTGTCAAAGAAAGTTTGCCGTAGTTAA